A portion of the Oncorhynchus keta strain PuntledgeMale-10-30-2019 unplaced genomic scaffold, Oket_V2 Un_contig_1253_pilon_pilon, whole genome shotgun sequence genome contains these proteins:
- the LOC127917960 gene encoding serine/threonine-protein kinase/endoribonuclease IRE1-like: MLRDFPVNLQRSGDAVIPTRSQNNRYTDHPFQSVGHGGGGGRGSGPSGSRRTQAGSRSGLSSILPDYIYQDPVTVVILSLLLGGWLAFALTYPQQKDQRQQLDEALESRLQHLLDTPSSADTPPSPPDTPLSSGTPLPSGAQPQSADSQPSSVDPRLSGSPGNSSDAVARNGSLVTRHTHDGGREEVEVGKISFCPSEILGHGTEGTFVFRSVFHPLMFH; the protein is encoded by the exons atgTTGAGAGACTTCCCGGTAAACCTGCAGCGTTCCGGTGATGCCGTTATCCCGACCCGGTCTCAGAACAACCGCTATACAGACCATCCT TTCCAGTCAGTAGGtcatggtggtggagggggtcGTGGTTCGGGTCCTAGCGGCAGCAGAAGGACCCAAGCAGGATCGAGATCAGGGTTGTCCTCTATCCTGCCCGACTATATATACCAGGACCCTGTTACCGTGGTGATCCTGTCTCTACTGCTGGGAGGATGGCTTGCCTTCGCTCTGACTTATCCACAG CAGAAGGACCAGAGGCAGCAGTTGGACGAAGCTCTGGAATCCCGCCTCCAACACCTGCTAGACACGCCCTCTTCTGCAGacacacctccttctccaccAGACACACCCCTTTCCTCAGGAACCCCCCTTCCTTCTGGAGCCCAGCCCCAGTCTGCAGACTCACAGCCGTCCTCTGTGGACCCTCGTCTCTCTGGCTCGCCCGGTAACAGTAGTGACGCTGTAGCCAGGAACGGATCCCTGGTAACACGACACACACATG atggagggagagaggaggtggaggtagggaagaTCTCCTTCTGTCCATCAGAGATTCTGGGACATGGAACAGAAGGAACCTTCGTCTTCCGGTCAGTCTTCCATCCGTTGATGTTTCACTGA